In one Geotoga petraea genomic region, the following are encoded:
- a CDS encoding CRISPR-associated helicase/endonuclease Cas3, whose amino-acid sequence MYIDMGNLLNEKTVYAHLSEDKKETLIEHTELTKKYLNKILEDKKIKKIIDDLIINLEIKENIKSLINEMFYNAIILHDIGKINPLFQIEKMSNKGLNKEKYKNINSTDHSIISSIIYSIYYIEKILKNYRSNDEKYPLIYFNLLFSYNISRHHSNLENMDEFIDKMSNYYNKILNNKEFLDLLSEDIKNTIVSNEHGYFSQKSYYKIERNSEKIIKENYIENILLTKLNYSLIVSSDYYATYEFFNGEITDIGLIDKKEQIIENYQSTEIYKNIEKYKNNEMNFEKMPINKLRTEMFLESENELKQNIEKDIFYLEAPTGSGKTNTSINLALNLLEVNKMDKIIYVFPFNTLVEQTYEILKEIFGQELDPVVINSLTGYYDKKNEKESEIEYSKSDYDQILLDRIFWHYPFIITTHVNLFQAFFGNSRNAHYSLLHLTNSIIIIDEIQSYKNSLWEDIINYFDKFAKYLNIKFIIMSATLPKLDKMLENKKSHFVDLIKKPDKYFKNPLFKNRVNLNFELLRKEGTSFETLKNHILENTKGKDKILIEFIEKKEAFNFYKYLKKEIKRDIELITSDDNPIERQRIISKAKNKEGFILISTQVIEAGVDIDMDIGYKNIGYLDNEEQFLGRINRSSKKKDAIVYFFKITDPKKIYKNDARTLFNILEYPENIENLKNKNFNDYYKNVFQKIKTTNQKHNENSIESRKNKIKILDFRGISNDMKLIDDEKIQIFLNFDETINGEIISGKEVWEEFKKILEEKTEYSEKKYKLSKIYQKMNYFLKQVNKFIKKESYSEKIGEIYYYPNGEIFFEDGKFSIEKFKDFEKGDFIPENDIL is encoded by the coding sequence AGATAAAAAAGAAACACTAATAGAGCATACTGAATTAACAAAAAAATATTTAAATAAAATTCTTGAAGATAAAAAAATAAAAAAAATAATAGATGATCTAATAATTAATTTAGAAATTAAGGAAAATATAAAAAGCCTTATAAATGAAATGTTTTATAACGCAATAATATTACATGATATAGGGAAAATAAATCCACTTTTCCAGATAGAAAAAATGTCAAATAAAGGCTTAAACAAAGAAAAATATAAAAATATAAATTCTACAGATCATTCCATAATATCCTCAATAATATATTCAATATATTATATAGAAAAAATATTAAAGAATTACCGATCCAATGATGAAAAATATCCATTAATATATTTCAATTTGCTATTCTCATATAACATCTCAAGACACCATTCAAACTTAGAAAATATGGATGAATTTATAGATAAAATGAGTAATTATTATAATAAAATATTGAATAACAAAGAGTTCTTAGATTTATTATCTGAAGATATTAAAAATACAATTGTTTCAAATGAACATGGTTATTTTTCTCAAAAATCTTATTATAAAATTGAAAGAAATTCTGAAAAAATTATAAAAGAAAATTATATAGAAAATATATTGCTAACAAAGCTAAATTATTCTTTGATAGTATCTTCGGATTATTATGCAACCTATGAGTTCTTCAATGGAGAAATAACAGATATTGGTTTGATTGATAAAAAAGAACAGATAATAGAAAACTATCAAAGTACAGAAATTTATAAAAATATAGAGAAATACAAAAATAATGAAATGAACTTTGAAAAAATGCCAATAAATAAATTAAGAACAGAAATGTTTTTAGAAAGTGAAAATGAGTTAAAACAAAATATTGAAAAAGATATATTTTACCTGGAAGCTCCAACAGGCAGCGGAAAAACAAATACATCAATAAATTTAGCTTTAAACTTATTAGAAGTAAACAAAATGGATAAAATAATATACGTTTTCCCTTTTAACACATTAGTTGAACAAACATATGAAATTTTAAAAGAAATATTTGGACAAGAGTTGGATCCAGTAGTAATAAATTCATTAACAGGATATTATGATAAAAAAAATGAAAAAGAATCTGAAATTGAATATTCTAAAAGTGATTATGATCAAATATTATTAGATAGAATATTTTGGCATTATCCTTTTATAATAACAACACATGTAAATTTATTTCAAGCTTTTTTTGGTAATTCAAGAAATGCACATTACTCTTTACTGCATCTAACAAACTCTATAATAATAATTGATGAAATACAAAGTTATAAAAATTCTTTGTGGGAAGATATAATAAATTATTTTGATAAATTTGCAAAATATTTAAATATAAAATTTATAATAATGTCTGCCACTCTTCCAAAACTAGATAAAATGCTAGAAAATAAAAAAAGTCATTTTGTTGATTTAATAAAAAAACCAGATAAATATTTTAAAAATCCTTTATTTAAAAACAGAGTAAATTTAAATTTTGAACTATTAAGAAAAGAGGGAACATCTTTCGAAACTTTAAAAAATCATATATTAGAAAACACAAAAGGAAAAGACAAAATATTAATTGAATTTATAGAAAAAAAAGAAGCTTTTAATTTCTATAAATATCTAAAAAAAGAAATAAAAAGAGATATTGAATTAATAACCTCGGATGACAATCCTATAGAAAGACAAAGAATAATATCAAAAGCTAAAAATAAAGAAGGATTCATATTAATTTCAACGCAGGTAATAGAAGCGGGAGTAGATATAGATATGGATATTGGTTATAAAAATATAGGATATTTAGATAATGAAGAGCAATTTCTTGGGAGAATTAACAGATCTTCAAAAAAGAAAGATGCTATTGTTTATTTTTTCAAAATAACAGACCCAAAAAAAATATATAAAAATGATGCCAGAACATTATTCAATATATTAGAATATCCAGAAAATATAGAAAATTTAAAAAACAAAAACTTTAATGACTATTACAAAAATGTATTTCAAAAAATAAAAACTACCAATCAAAAGCATAATGAAAATAGCATTGAAAGTCGTAAAAATAAAATTAAAATTTTAGATTTTAGAGGAATATCAAACGATATGAAGCTAATAGATGATGAAAAAATTCAAATATTCTTAAATTTCGATGAAACAATTAATGGTGAAATTATATCTGGGAAAGAAGTTTGGGAAGAATTTAAAAAAATATTAGAAGAAAAAACAGAATATTCTGAAAAGAAATACAAATTATCCAAAATATATCAAAAAATGAATTATTTCTTGAAGCAAGTAAATAAATTCATAAAAAAAGAAAGCTATAGCGAAAAAATAGGAGAAATATATTATTACCCTAACGGTGAAATATTTTTTGAGGATGGAAAGTTCAGTATTGAAAAATTTAAAGATTTTGAAAAAGGAGATTTTATCCCAGAGAATGACATTCTATAA